In Lutra lutra chromosome 13, mLutLut1.2, whole genome shotgun sequence, one genomic interval encodes:
- the LOC125083027 gene encoding uncharacterized protein LOC125083027: MGAGSTWGKRRYRLEAPASHDWSPAEEEEKEEDDDDDDDEDGGAGGRDRRPSFALPAGAAIVALGPASRLPRGVSPVRSLVPAASAPVAPGAQPQMSSHNSRLAADSYKNCVWTISGEAPEFGAPVSCVRGSAWLLKSAGPGDLRSCASDYLADAQRSRPIPADCYHQFVCSHQTSGSYYSCLWSLAQCRPPHTTPITECPLLSAAGLNVNHLCLLEFLPRS; encoded by the exons GGGAAAACGACGCTATCGACTGGAGGCCCCCGCCAGCCACGACTGGTCACccgcagaggaggaggagaaggaggaggacgacgacgacgacgacgatgaGGATGGCGGCGCTGGTGGCAGGGACCGGCGTCCCTCCTTTGCGCTCCCGGCTGGGGCCGCGATCGTGGCGCTGGGGCCAGCCAGCCGCCTCCCCCGAGGGGTCTCGCCGGTGCGGAGCTTGGTCCCTGCGGCTTCCGCCCCTGTTGCGCCCGGAGCTCAGCCACAGATGTCCAGCCACAATTCTCGGTTGGCCGCAGACTCGTACAAGAATTGCGTTTGGACAATCAGTGGCGAAGCCCCCGAGTTCGGGGCCCCGGTTTCCTGCGTGCGGGGTTCCGCTTGGCTCCTTAAAAGCGCCGGACCAGGAGATCTCCGGAGCTGCGCGTCCGACTACCTCGCAGACGCTCAGCGGTCGCGGCCCATCCCCGCG GATTGCTATCATCAGTTTGTCTGTTCTCACCAGACAAGTGGATCCTACTACTCTTGCCTCTGGAGCCTAGCACAGTGCCGCCCCCCACACACCACGCCCATCACTGAGTGTCCATTATTATCTGCTGCTGGCTTAAACGTGAATCACCTATGCCTCTTGGAGTTTCTTccaagaagttga